In the Shewanella sp. OMA3-2 genome, one interval contains:
- the truB gene encoding tRNA pseudouridine(55) synthase TruB translates to MARRQKGRFIDGIVLLDKGTGISSNHALQRVKRFFNANKAGHTGALDPLATGMLPVCLGEATKFSQHLLDADKRYTVIAKLGQRTDTSDSDGEVVQERDINFTQDQLQHALTYFRGDTMQVPSMYSALKHQGKPLYKYAREGIEVPREARPITVFELNFLSLEGDQLTLDIHCSKGTYIRTIIDDLGEMLGCGAHVIMLRRTQVANYPYEKMVTLEQLEAMIDAATEQEISPYDKLDALLLPMDTAVANFAEINLPQDMLYYVMQGQAIQASGLKPDELVRITIGDERKFVGVGSMNDDGLLAPKRLIVIREAESDTVTD, encoded by the coding sequence ATGGCTCGTCGTCAAAAAGGTCGTTTTATTGATGGCATCGTTTTACTTGATAAAGGCACGGGTATTAGTTCTAACCACGCGCTTCAGCGGGTAAAACGTTTTTTTAATGCCAACAAAGCTGGACATACTGGTGCGCTAGATCCCTTGGCTACCGGTATGTTACCTGTGTGTTTAGGCGAAGCAACTAAGTTTTCTCAACATCTTCTTGATGCTGATAAACGCTATACAGTGATTGCTAAGCTTGGGCAACGCACAGATACCAGTGACTCAGATGGCGAAGTGGTTCAAGAGCGAGACATTAACTTTACTCAGGATCAACTACAACACGCATTAACGTACTTTCGTGGTGACACCATGCAAGTGCCATCAATGTACTCTGCATTAAAGCATCAAGGTAAGCCTCTTTATAAATATGCTCGAGAGGGCATTGAAGTCCCACGTGAAGCAAGACCTATTACGGTTTTTGAGCTGAACTTTTTGAGTTTAGAGGGCGACCAACTGACACTGGATATCCATTGTTCTAAAGGTACTTATATTCGTACCATAATTGATGATCTTGGTGAAATGTTGGGTTGTGGTGCACATGTTATCATGCTGCGTCGTACGCAAGTTGCTAATTATCCTTATGAAAAAATGGTAACGTTAGAGCAGTTAGAGGCAATGATTGACGCTGCAACTGAGCAAGAGATATCGCCTTATGACAAACTCGATGCATTATTATTGCCGATGGATACAGCCGTAGCCAATTTTGCAGAAATTAATTTACCGCAAGATATGCTGTACTACGTGATGCAGGGACAAGCGATACAAGCATCAGGATTAAAACCCGATGAGTTAGTGCGAATCACCATTGGTGATGAGCGTAAATTTGTAGGTGTGGGTTCAATGAATGATGATGGTTTACTGGCTCCCAAGCGCTTAATTGTTATTCGCGAAGCTGAATCAGATACCGTAACAGATTGA
- the infB gene encoding translation initiation factor IF-2, translated as MADTSLEKLAQEVGKTVDRLVEQFNEAGIKKTKADTVSENEKQQLLDFLKKQHGGESAPTKMTLQRKTVSTLSVSGSGGQSKDVKVEVRKKRTFVKRDDADVAKQAAEEQVKAEEAKLKAAADEKAKVEAKAKADADAKDKAAKDAEAKAKAKAPAAKVEPKVEKPLDPVAQAAKEEAERIKATQEKVLTQKQIEEADKAAEKARKLAEENSKRWADEERLRLEAEKNGDHHVTTSKVARAAEDSSDMDDEKRGRRARNKNTSKKRGGKDARDGRERHMRRNTAPQSMAHGFNKPVAAVTRDVRIGETVTVSELAHLMAVKATEIIKQMMKMGTMVTINQVLDQETAQLVAEEMGHKVVLLRENELEHQVLQDRDDNVKLETRAPVVTIMGHVDHGKTSLLDYIRRAKVAAGEAGGITQHIGAYHVETENGMITFLDTPGHAAFTSMRARGAKATDIVILVVAADDGVMPQTIEAIQHAKAGNVPLIVAINKMDKPDADPERVKSELSQHGVMSDDWGGDNMFVNLSAKTGEGVDDLLEGILLQSEVLELKAVRDTMAAGVVIESKLDKGRGPVATILVQEGTLRQGDIVLCGLEYGKIRAMKDENGNAITEAGPSIPVEILGLSGVPSAGDEATVVRDERKAREVALYRQGKFRDVKLARQQKSKLENMFANMEEGEVQELNIVLKADVQGSLEAICDSLTGLSTAEVKVNIIARGVGALTETDATLAAASNAIMVGFNVRADAQARKTIEAESVDLRYYSIIYNLIDEVRAAMTGMLAPEFKQVIIGLAEVRDVFKSPKLGAIAGCMVTEGIVKRSAPIRVLRENVVIYEGELESLRRFKDDAVEVRNGMECGIGVKNYNDVRVGDQIEVFEIVEVARTL; from the coding sequence ATGGCAGATACAAGTTTAGAAAAGTTAGCTCAAGAAGTGGGCAAAACGGTTGATCGTTTAGTTGAACAATTTAACGAAGCCGGCATTAAAAAGACAAAAGCTGATACAGTTTCTGAAAATGAGAAACAACAATTATTAGATTTTTTGAAGAAGCAACATGGTGGCGAATCTGCACCAACCAAAATGACATTACAGCGTAAAACCGTTTCTACGTTAAGCGTGTCTGGTTCTGGTGGTCAGTCAAAAGACGTTAAAGTTGAAGTGCGTAAAAAGCGTACTTTCGTTAAACGTGATGACGCTGATGTCGCTAAGCAAGCAGCTGAAGAGCAAGTTAAAGCGGAAGAAGCAAAGCTTAAAGCGGCAGCAGATGAAAAAGCTAAAGTTGAAGCAAAGGCTAAAGCTGATGCAGATGCTAAAGATAAAGCTGCTAAAGACGCTGAAGCAAAAGCCAAAGCTAAAGCACCAGCAGCAAAAGTTGAGCCTAAAGTTGAAAAACCTTTAGACCCAGTCGCTCAAGCTGCAAAAGAGGAAGCTGAACGTATTAAAGCGACTCAAGAAAAAGTGTTAACCCAAAAGCAGATTGAAGAAGCTGATAAAGCCGCTGAAAAGGCGCGTAAACTTGCTGAAGAAAACTCTAAGCGCTGGGCTGACGAAGAACGTCTACGTCTTGAAGCCGAGAAAAATGGTGATCACCATGTGACGACCTCTAAAGTAGCTCGAGCTGCTGAAGATAGTTCTGACATGGATGATGAAAAACGTGGTCGTCGTGCACGCAACAAAAACACCAGTAAGAAACGTGGTGGTAAAGATGCGCGTGACGGTCGTGAAAGACATATGCGTCGTAATACCGCGCCACAGTCTATGGCTCATGGCTTTAACAAGCCTGTTGCAGCAGTGACTCGTGATGTGCGTATCGGTGAAACGGTAACCGTTTCTGAATTAGCTCATTTGATGGCAGTTAAAGCAACTGAAATCATTAAGCAAATGATGAAAATGGGCACCATGGTTACTATTAACCAAGTGCTTGACCAAGAAACTGCGCAGTTAGTCGCAGAAGAAATGGGTCATAAAGTGGTTTTACTTCGCGAAAATGAATTAGAGCATCAAGTGCTTCAAGACCGTGATGATAACGTTAAGTTAGAAACACGTGCGCCAGTTGTAACTATCATGGGTCACGTTGACCACGGTAAAACTTCGCTACTTGATTATATCCGTCGTGCAAAAGTAGCTGCTGGCGAAGCCGGTGGTATTACGCAGCACATTGGTGCTTACCATGTTGAAACTGAGAACGGTATGATTACCTTCTTAGATACTCCTGGTCACGCTGCGTTTACCTCTATGCGTGCTCGTGGTGCTAAAGCGACTGATATCGTTATTCTAGTTGTTGCTGCTGATGATGGTGTAATGCCACAGACAATAGAAGCGATTCAACATGCTAAAGCTGGTAACGTGCCATTAATCGTTGCGATTAACAAGATGGATAAGCCTGATGCTGATCCTGAGCGTGTTAAAAGTGAACTATCTCAACATGGCGTAATGTCAGATGATTGGGGTGGAGACAATATGTTTGTCAACCTTTCAGCTAAGACAGGTGAAGGTGTTGATGATCTATTAGAAGGTATTTTACTTCAGTCTGAAGTATTAGAACTTAAAGCCGTTCGTGACACTATGGCTGCAGGTGTGGTAATTGAGTCTAAGCTTGATAAAGGCCGTGGACCTGTGGCAACAATATTGGTGCAAGAAGGTACTTTACGTCAAGGCGATATCGTTCTTTGTGGTTTAGAGTACGGTAAAATCCGTGCGATGAAAGACGAAAATGGTAATGCGATCACTGAAGCTGGTCCTTCAATTCCAGTTGAGATTTTAGGTCTTTCTGGTGTTCCATCAGCGGGTGATGAAGCTACTGTTGTACGTGATGAACGTAAAGCACGTGAAGTCGCACTTTATCGTCAAGGCAAGTTCCGTGATGTTAAGCTTGCTCGTCAGCAGAAGTCTAAACTTGAAAACATGTTTGCTAACATGGAAGAAGGTGAAGTTCAGGAATTGAATATTGTCCTAAAAGCGGATGTTCAAGGTTCACTTGAAGCAATTTGTGATTCATTGACAGGCTTATCTACTGCTGAAGTTAAAGTTAACATCATCGCTCGTGGCGTTGGTGCTCTTACTGAGACAGACGCAACTTTAGCCGCAGCATCTAATGCTATCATGGTTGGTTTTAACGTTCGTGCAGACGCACAGGCGCGTAAGACTATTGAAGCTGAAAGTGTTGATTTACGTTATTACAGCATCATCTATAATCTAATTGATGAAGTAAGAGCGGCAATGACAGGCATGTTAGCGCCTGAGTTTAAGCAAGTGATCATTGGTCTTGCTGAAGTTCGTGATGTATTTAAGTCACCTAAATTAGGCGCTATTGCTGGTTGTATGGTCACTGAAGGTATTGTTAAGCGTAGCGCGCCAATTCGTGTACTACGTGAAAACGTAGTGATCTACGAAGGTGAGCTAGAGTCTCTACGTCGCTTTAAAGACGATGCCGTTGAAGTTCGTAATGGAATGGAATGTGGTATCGGGGTTAAGAATTACAACGATGTTCGCGTAGGCGACCAAATCGAAGTATTCGAAATCGTCGAAGTAGCTAGAACGCTATAA
- the rpsO gene encoding 30S ribosomal protein S15 produces MSLSAETKAKILADFGRCENDSGSTEVQVALLTAQINHLQGHFKTHIHDHHSRRGLLRMVSARRKLSAYLKRTDVARYTAMIQKLGLRR; encoded by the coding sequence ATGTCACTAAGTGCTGAAACTAAAGCAAAAATTCTAGCAGACTTCGGTCGTTGCGAAAACGATTCAGGTTCTACTGAAGTACAAGTTGCTTTATTAACTGCTCAAATTAACCACCTTCAAGGTCACTTTAAAACGCACATTCACGATCACCACTCACGTCGTGGTTTGTTACGTATGGTTAGCGCTCGTCGTAAGCTTTCTGCTTACTTAAAGCGTACTGACGTAGCACGTTATACTGCTATGATCCAAAAGTTAGGTTTACGTCGTTAA
- a CDS encoding putative bifunctional diguanylate cyclase/phosphodiesterase has translation MTPRFKSLTWKQTNLVVFTALFFAIAIFVVEIALVVVTTKQQLSSSQQELLNSVEQTTTNAIWALDDKLAQQTLEGIIKVDNVGSAVLELDDGSLFVSVVNEGEDFSENYILLSNRLFGDLKEISRPLYRPFYFEGSKKQQLIGSLTIFYDTQKLTTNLFNRLQLSFIATLARALLLTLVLSTVFHRFLTQPIARISEAIDKIDPDSPDENLLPISQAHKDDELGLVASKFNQILLQFSQTQNKLRKMATRDPLTGLPNRTLLLETLNVTIQRSRVHKRNFALLFIDLDRFKNVNDSLGHALGDQFLARIARILERVVGDKGSVARLGGDEFVVLADDIQSPDQAADFVDKLLIQLNAPLQLNEHTIHPAASIGISIYPDDGDSAEDLIRHADIAMYSAKAAGSNQWSFFKEQMTERAAVRLRTEASLHDALKNNEFLLHFQPKFDINTNKVIGCEALIRWQKDGRLISPMSFIPVAEETGIIIPIGRWVIEQSCKILRDWQKKYNYAVPIAVNVASQQFADSSLVPDIKQLALRYQIRPDLLELEITETSLMNDIEQAIAKLEQLKSAGFGIAVDDFGTGYSSLSYLRHLPITTMKIDRAFVSDLPADSAIASTILMLGRQLNLSIVAEGIESAEQLDWLRENNCPIGQGFFFSKPLPLEEFEQKYIATESAKILQL, from the coding sequence ATGACCCCAAGATTTAAATCACTGACTTGGAAACAAACTAATCTTGTCGTATTTACGGCGTTGTTTTTTGCAATAGCTATTTTTGTGGTTGAAATTGCCCTAGTTGTTGTTACGACTAAGCAGCAGTTGTCTAGCTCACAGCAAGAATTGCTTAACTCTGTTGAACAAACGACAACGAATGCTATTTGGGCATTAGATGATAAATTAGCTCAACAAACACTAGAAGGCATTATTAAAGTCGATAACGTCGGCTCTGCGGTACTTGAACTTGATGATGGCTCATTATTTGTCAGTGTGGTGAATGAAGGCGAAGACTTTTCAGAAAATTACATCTTATTAAGCAACCGTTTATTTGGCGATTTAAAAGAAATATCACGCCCTCTGTACCGCCCTTTCTATTTTGAAGGCAGTAAAAAACAACAGTTAATTGGTAGTTTAACCATTTTTTATGATACTCAAAAGTTAACTACGAACCTGTTTAATCGACTTCAGCTCAGTTTTATTGCGACATTAGCTCGTGCATTATTACTGACTTTAGTTCTTAGTACCGTTTTCCATCGATTCTTAACTCAGCCTATTGCACGAATAAGTGAGGCCATTGATAAGATAGACCCTGACTCACCCGATGAAAACCTATTACCGATATCTCAAGCCCATAAAGACGATGAACTAGGATTAGTCGCCAGTAAATTTAATCAAATTTTACTGCAATTTAGCCAAACTCAAAATAAACTGCGAAAAATGGCTACACGAGATCCACTCACAGGATTACCTAATCGAACCTTATTATTGGAAACTCTTAATGTCACTATTCAGCGCTCACGTGTCCACAAACGTAACTTTGCTTTGCTGTTTATCGATTTAGACCGCTTTAAAAATGTTAATGATTCGCTAGGCCATGCCTTAGGTGATCAATTCTTAGCACGAATCGCACGTATTCTAGAACGCGTTGTTGGCGATAAGGGCAGCGTGGCTCGTTTAGGTGGTGATGAGTTCGTGGTATTAGCTGACGATATCCAAAGCCCTGATCAAGCCGCTGACTTTGTCGATAAACTGCTAATACAGCTCAATGCGCCTCTGCAGTTAAATGAACATACGATTCACCCCGCGGCTTCTATTGGTATTTCCATTTACCCTGATGATGGTGACAGTGCTGAAGATCTTATCCGCCATGCTGATATAGCCATGTACAGCGCTAAAGCTGCTGGGTCGAATCAATGGTCATTCTTTAAAGAACAAATGACTGAACGTGCAGCGGTAAGGCTGCGTACTGAAGCGTCTTTACATGATGCACTTAAAAACAATGAGTTCTTACTTCATTTTCAGCCAAAATTTGATATTAATACTAATAAGGTTATTGGTTGCGAAGCATTAATCCGTTGGCAAAAAGATGGCCGCCTCATCAGCCCAATGTCATTCATCCCTGTCGCTGAAGAGACAGGCATTATTATTCCTATAGGCCGATGGGTCATTGAACAAAGCTGTAAAATACTGAGAGACTGGCAAAAAAAGTATAATTACGCAGTGCCTATTGCTGTTAACGTTGCCTCACAGCAATTTGCCGACTCAAGTTTGGTGCCTGATATTAAACAACTCGCTTTACGTTATCAAATCCGTCCAGACTTACTTGAATTAGAAATAACCGAAACATCATTGATGAATGATATAGAGCAAGCAATAGCAAAACTTGAGCAACTCAAATCCGCAGGCTTTGGGATTGCGGTTGATGATTTTGGTACTGGATACTCTTCATTATCTTATTTACGTCATTTACCCATAACAACCATGAAAATAGATCGCGCTTTTGTTAGTGATCTTCCAGCGGACAGCGCAATAGCATCAACTATTTTGATGTTAGGTCGCCAATTAAATTTATCAATTGTTGCTGAAGGTATTGAATCTGCAGAGCAACTTGACTGGTTAAGAGAGAACAATTGCCCTATTGGACAAGGTTTTTTCTTCAGTAAGCCGCTACCATTAGAAGAGTTTGAACAAAAATATATTGCCACTGAAAGCGCTAAAATATTGCAACTTTAA
- the rbfA gene encoding 30S ribosome-binding factor RbfA: MAKEFSRTRRIGQQLQQELAMVLQRDMKDPRIGFVTVNDVEVSRDLSYARVFVTFFEEDIKLVEEKIAALTAAAPYIRTLIAGRMKLRVMPELRFMYDSSLVEGMRMSNLVSQVITKDKQKQQDRGRVDEIDQDDTQEKD, encoded by the coding sequence ATGGCAAAAGAATTTAGTCGTACTCGTCGCATTGGTCAGCAGCTTCAGCAAGAGCTGGCTATGGTGCTTCAACGTGATATGAAAGATCCTCGTATCGGTTTCGTCACGGTCAATGATGTAGAGGTTTCACGTGATTTAAGTTACGCCAGAGTGTTTGTGACTTTTTTCGAAGAAGACATTAAGTTAGTTGAAGAGAAAATAGCAGCGTTAACCGCAGCAGCACCCTATATTCGTACTCTCATCGCAGGGCGGATGAAACTTAGAGTGATGCCTGAGCTGCGTTTTATGTATGACAGTTCATTGGTCGAAGGTATGCGCATGTCTAATCTAGTTAGTCAGGTCATCACTAAAGACAAACAAAAACAACAAGACAGGGGTCGTGTTGATGAGATTGACCAAGACGATACCCAGGAGAAAGATTAA